The genomic interval ACCGCTTGGCAGTCATAATCCGAATGCGCGGGCCGCTTCAATGGAAAAACTATTAGAGAATGGGATTAATAAAATTGGACTTGGCCCACAGGGCCTAACAGGAAAAAACTCGGTACTTGGTGTTCATATTGAAAATACGGCGAGACATCCATCGGTTATCGGTGTCGCTGTAAATGTGGGTTGCTGGTCACATCGACGTGGACATGTCATATTTGATCGAGAGCTAAATTATACAATTGATTCTCATGCGGAGGTGGATTTCTAATGACAAAGAAAATTTTAACAACGCCGATCAAAGCGGAAGATTTAGAAGATATTAACGTAGGCGATATTGTCTATTTAAACGGTTATATTACAACGTGCCGCGATGTCGCACACCGCCGCCTGATTGAAGAGGGACGAAAACTTCCCGTCGATCTCGATGGCGGAGCCATTTTTCATGCAGGCCCGATTATTCGTCCATTGGGGGATGAAAAATATGAAATGGTATCCGTTGGACCAACGACAAGCATGCGCATGGAAAAATTTGAAGAAGAATTTATTAAACAAACCGGGGTTAAACTCATTGTCGGCAAAGGCGGCATGGGCGATGGCACAATGAAAGGCTGCCAGAAGCATAAGGCACTTCATGCGGTTTTCCCCGCAGGCTGTGCCGTTGTTGCGGCAACTTGTGTTGAAAAAATTGAGTCTGCGAATTGGAAAGATCTTGGCATGCCAGAGACGCTCTGGACTTGTAAAGTGAAAGAATTCGGTCCGCTTATTGTTTCCATTGATACACATGGCCGCAATTTGTTTGAGGAAAACAAAGTTATTTTTAACGAAAAAAAGGAAGAAGCAATTGCCGAAATTTGCGAACAGGTGCGTTTCATTAAGTAAACTGTGATATGGTTATTTGGCATAAGCTCTATTGAGTTTATGCGCATCAAGCTACTAAAAAATAATATTGCTTTTTAAGTTTAAATGATAGCGTGGAAAAAATCCGCGCTATCATTTTTGTATGTATCTATCTCACCTTGCCATTAGAAATTTCCCCTCCTAAACAAGTACAAAAAGACGAATGCTGCATTTGAGACAAGAAATCTTAACTTCAGCATTCGTCTTTAATATGTTCCAGCTTCATATGATATACCAATGGAATAAATCAAACGATTTTATCACAATTGAAATTACATCCTTATACGGCTTGACACAAACTACACTTTTTGCAATAATGGCAGGACTACTTACTTTTATTCTAAATACCGGCAATGGTTTTATCGTCTGAAAGGAGACAGTAACGTGAAGAAATTTTTAGTCTTACTACTATTTTGCATCGGTATATTGGTCGCAGCCTTTTTTTTCTTTTTCCCTTCTGAAAATGGCACTGGAAAGATTGATATCATCTCCCGTGGGAAAATGAATCAATCCTTAATAGAGAACACACAAAAAACAACGGTACTCTTCAAGCAATTTTTAAAAGCTGAGATGAAATTGGAACTTACCCGTGATATCAAGCTGCTCCTTTGTTCTACACAGGAGGAGTACACAAATGTCTTAGCACAAGAAATACATCTACCGAAAGACAAAGCGATGCGGCAAGGTAAGCTTTCAGCGGGAATATCCAATGATAAATTACATATGGTTGCATTGAATGGAGCTGCAAACAAAATGCAGATTCCGCAAAATCTGATTGCCTCAGCCGGGCATGAACTCTTTCATCAAGTACAAGCGCAATTATCCCATAACAACGATGACAAAGGATTGTATTGGCTGAAAGAAGGCACCGCTGATTACATTGGTGCCGCACTGACTGAAAAAAGCGGTTTCCAGAGTCTGGCTGTCTGGCAATTGGACACGATCAATATTTTGCGTAATGCGGACAGTTACGTCTCTGTGTCAGAAATTTCACATATAGACCTAGATTCTTGGACGACGTTAATGGAACAAGAAAAATATCCTTATCAAGTATCTGATTTGATGGTCTGCTATCTACTGTCAAAACAAGACCCCGATAAAAACTTTACATCAATTGCTGACTATTTTCGTCTTTTAAATGACGTAGATGATGAAAAAGCCTTCGAGCAAGCCTTTGGCATTCCACTCGATCAATTTTTAAAAGAATTTCGAACATGGTTCCACAATATAATGGCAGCACCGGCGACCATAGAAGTGATTGCTTCAGCAGATGTTGCACCCGAAACGATAAATGACGTTGAACGTAGTACAAAACTAACGCGCCAATTTTTCCAAAATAACTGGCATAGTGATTTAAGAACTTCACAACGGCTTTTGCTCACAAATAGTAAAGATGAATATCTTCGTTTACTCAAGAAAGAATTTGGTATGCATACCGAAACGAATGGAAAAGACCTGCAAGATAGTATTTGGTTTTTAAACACCAGCAGCACACTCATCGATACAAGTGCACTTCCAGATCGTCATCAAAAAATATTTATGACCTCTACCATCATGACCAAGCGCTTTCAAACACAGCTCGTCTCACCAGATGTACTGGTCACAATGAGTTGGCTTGTAAATGGCAGCGCTTCTGTCGTTGCCGCGCATATCGTTGAAACCGCAGGATTGTATACAATGGAAGATTATAAATATTCTTGGCTTAACAGTTTGCATAAAAAAACGACCTTACCTTATTTGTCAGATTTGCGATCAGAGCAAGATTGGATCTCTGCCACCGATAAATATGGAGCTGATACTGTGTACACACTTTCAGAGCTTGCCGCTTTACACCTCGTAGAACAATACGGATTTGCGTCTTTGCATACATGGCTCGAAACGGTAAAAAGTACAGGAAACACAGAGGAAGCATTTACAAAGGTCTATGGCATATCTTCTTCGCAATACGATTTAGAATTTAAAGACTTTTTAAGAAAACAAGCAAGATAGTTTCTGCCGTTTTCGACAAAATCGCATGCAGACGTGAATTTAGAATGATCCAGTATATTTGGCATATTTCTTTTCATACTATAAAGAGCCATACTCTTCATATCATGAAAGGAGAACTTATGCTTTCTAAAAAATCACGAATCTTTCTATTTCTATTGATTGCATTACTTGGAAGCGGTACCTATTTTACCTTTGGAGAACAATTGGACAGCCCCACTCCACATTATATTACGCAGACGATAACGACAAATTCTAAAACAATGCGCACAATTGCTTGGCAAACTACGCCTTCAGAAGTAATACAAAAAATAGAATACAAAGAAATCAATCAAACCGATGCGTTAAGCCTCCCGGCGAATTCACAAAAACTAACGACAAATGCTGAAGCCATGACCATTCACTCGGTTACACTCACAGATTTATCCCCCAGCACCATCTATACGTATCGTGTGGGCAGTGATAACAACTGGTCTCCTTGGCAGCAGTTTACAACCGAAGATATGGATCCTTCAACTTTTAAAGCGATTATCTTTGGCGATTCACAAAGTTCTGATTACACAGTTTGGAAACAAACCGCGCAAACCGCTTGGTCAAAAAATATGGATGCTGCTTTTTTCATGAATCTTGGCGATTTAGTCGACATCGGCTCTCACTATGATCAATGGAAATCTTGGTTTGACGGTGCCGGTGATATGATTGCTACGATCCCTGTCGCACCAATCAGCGGTAACCATGAAAATTATTTACCTGGCGGCACATATTCCCCTGCATTTTTATATCTTGAATTATTTAATCTGCCCATGAATGGTCCTGATGACTTAAAAGGACAGGCTTATTCCTTTGATTACGGCAATGTCCATTTTGTCGTGTTAGACAGTCAGCTGGAAGAATTGCTGCAATTTCAGCCAGATTTAATTACCAAACAGAAAGCATGGTTGGATAAGAACTTGCAAACAACTTCAAAACCTTGGAAAATCATTTTAATGCATCGCAGTCTATTTAGTTATCCCGACGTCGAAAACTTAAATGAAATAGGTCAGGCATTTGTCCCTATTTTTGATAAATACAAGGTTGACTTGGTCTTTACAGCACATATCCATTCTTATGGCAGAACCTCTCCACTCTTTG from Massilibacillus massiliensis carries:
- a CDS encoding purple acid phosphatase family protein; this translates as MLSKKSRIFLFLLIALLGSGTYFTFGEQLDSPTPHYITQTITTNSKTMRTIAWQTTPSEVIQKIEYKEINQTDALSLPANSQKLTTNAEAMTIHSVTLTDLSPSTIYTYRVGSDNNWSPWQQFTTEDMDPSTFKAIIFGDSQSSDYTVWKQTAQTAWSKNMDAAFFMNLGDLVDIGSHYDQWKSWFDGAGDMIATIPVAPISGNHENYLPGGTYSPAFLYLELFNLPMNGPDDLKGQAYSFDYGNVHFVVLDSQLEELLQFQPDLITKQKAWLDKNLQTTSKPWKIILMHRSLFSYPDVENLNEIGQAFVPIFDKYKVDLVFTAHIHSYGRTSPLFDGKPAKEGTIYISTGRSGNIAWAESLQKPFEVVFDSALDQPNYLTLEINEDSLKVTSLKQDGTLIDTFEMKK
- the ttdB gene encoding L(+)-tartrate dehydratase subunit beta, which gives rise to MTKKILTTPIKAEDLEDINVGDIVYLNGYITTCRDVAHRRLIEEGRKLPVDLDGGAIFHAGPIIRPLGDEKYEMVSVGPTTSMRMEKFEEEFIKQTGVKLIVGKGGMGDGTMKGCQKHKALHAVFPAGCAVVAATCVEKIESANWKDLGMPETLWTCKVKEFGPLIVSIDTHGRNLFEENKVIFNEKKEEAIAEICEQVRFIK